tattttattatttaactttttcatCTTCAATTTTATTCTTACCCACTTAGACTGGCTGAGTGGAGGACAGTCCTCCAACTGCTGACCTTGGCCTCTGGACCCTTCACCTTTTGGACTACATGGGACCCTCTGCTCACATGCATTGAAACTAGACTTGTCTGAAAAGCTAAGCAGGTTGGACCTGATCACAGCTCAGATGAGCAACTCCAGGAGAATATACAGAGTATGATAGGCTCAGATCTTTCTTTAATTCCCCAAGGCCTAACTTGTACCTCTTAAAAAATTgcatattggatttttttttttttatcattggAGAAGTGTTGTTGTGAATTTTTACTAAATCCATCACCTACATCTTTCGTACGTAGTTTGACTGTATCCTAACCCAGGAGATGACTAATCTGGCTAATTGGATAAAGGTCTGCTTTGAAACTATACAACACATTTCTCACTGGTTAAAGCATTAgtacaaaaaaatctgttttattgtgactGCCATGTCACAAACAAAGCTGTAGTACAAAACTgtataaacaataaacacaagcCACTTGTGAGTGACAAAATCCAAAGCAGTGCACTGTTTAACAAGAGGAAAGCAGCGCAGCGACTCAGATGCAGTTCTCAGAGCAGGCAGGAGCTGTGGTGATGAGCTCCTATTGGTTGGCCCCTCAGCTGCAGGAGGCGCTCTGATTGTGAATGCAGCAGGGGCAGCAGTGCAGCGAGTCATGGATGAAGAGATCACACtccacacagaacacactgcGACATGACGGACAGGTGAATATctagaaacagagagggagacggggCAGATGAATAAAGATGGGTAGAGGGACTGCAGCTTCCATATAGCTGAGGGACGAATACGACTTGAGAATGGtcaaaattaaagcagcagaagccAAGATAACCTGACTTTTAGTCCAgagtatgggtcaagctccaaagACACTGGTTCTTACAGCTCCTATAATTCAACTTGATAGTGTGTCTCTACTGTGTCTTCCCTGACACACCACTAGTTAGAAACACAGTCTACTGTAGTTGGAAGATTAGTGGTAACTGTTACAATACAACATGATAAAAGGGTATACCTGGGGCTAAAGCGTTAAGGCACAGAACATGAGCAGCACCTTCCAGAAGTACGCCCTGGGGTACATGTGCCTCTGCCTGGGGCTCACTGCTACACTCGCACATGATCAGGGTTATTTCCTCAGACCTGACAAAACTCCTTCAGAGCTACAGAAGACTTTTTACAACTGGTGTTCTAGCAACTGGCACTACATATCCAGACATTACTCAGCCACTGCACTTACACTTTTATCTTTCAGCTCCCCTTGACAAGCTTGACAGAACCTGAAAGCACATCACAGCAGGTTTAGATACACAGCagcatagtgtgtgtgtgtgtgtgtgtgtgtgtgttagagccACCTGTCTACTTGAAGCTCCTCCACAGGACTCTCTATAAAGGCTTGCAGGGGGAAGAGGTGGTGAAAGGATCTCGCGAGATGGGGGGCCAACACCAGAGTCAATCCTTGAAGacaaaatatcacacacacaccagtcaaaGCTAAGTCAGgttttatctcatcttacaCTGACAGACACCGACACAGACTGAATCCTGCCATCAGACATACCACAGACTTTACACTCCACAGGCAGCTCTGTGTACTTGGCGTGGCACTGTGGACAGAAGTACCCTCCCAGCGACAGACCTGGaccactgctgctgtccagaTGACTaggagacacacacaacaggagAAACACGACAAAGGAAATTTACTCTAGTGCACCGTGGCCGCTCACAGTCCGACTCACAAGTTTAAGTCTCACTGTTTCTACTTACGACATGCTGAACGAAGGCTTGGAATCCTGGTCAGTAAGTGAGGCGATGGTGTGCTGAGGAAAACCTGCGCAAACACAGGACTCCAATGAATTTGCTCTGAGACAAACATTAAGTAAATATTTTTATAGTTATAGCAACATTTTGATGCGGAGCAAGAAGGACCTGTATGAAAGTGTTTTatggaaacaaaaggaaaccaTTTTAACGGTGCCTTCCCTGTCACCAAAGGGTGTTGGGGGTAAATGGGGAGGGACTGTTCCAAGTGTTCACAAGTGCTACAAAGTCCAAAGCTTAGCATGTTTCAGTGGAATCATTTCAAAGTCTcccagaaaaacagaaattattttgatgttattttatatttctcttgTCATCTTGTGACTacatcccatgaaaagaccaacacCAACAACGTGTTCATCTGTCTCACTGTACTCAGGCCGGCCATTAGGAATTATGTAGTAGTTTTTAACAAGGACTactcaaagaggaggaaaaacgaTTTGTTTGAGGCCATTTTCAGCAGTGCATTAATCTTCATATGGTGTTCTAGTGAGTATTTCAGACAGCagcaaatttctccttggagataaataaagtatctatctatctatctatgtggGAACTGAGTCAGagtaaactacagtgtgtgtgttaatggtgACGAAGTAACACAAgggatttgttgaaaataagaaaataacagaatatCATCAACTTTATCATTTAAAAGGAGGAACGAGAGCTTCCACCATGCTACCACTGCGATTTTAGGTTTTGACACACTTGGTGTCTGGAtgctctgatgtgttttatgtttccACTTAGtttggaaagagaggaggagctgatcCATACCCCAAGATGAAGACAGCATCTGTATACTGACCCATGCGTATTAGAGAGCATTCAGATGAGGAACTGGCTGGAGGAGGTTTGAcgtgcagcatcagcagctctttgaagtGACTCTCGTCGAGGATGACGTGGTACGAGCCGCCCGTCTCCCTGGTCAACACCGTACACACCCGGACCTCCGCCGACAGGCCGATTACCGACACCCGCACCTTCAGAGACTTCAGGGTCTGACGGAGGAGACACCCGGTTAGAGAGCTGCATGTGCATCACGCTGAAATCAAAAGCCATATGTAGAGCAAGCCCAGCAGTCCCCCACTTATCCAGGCAAGGGTTAAAGGTGACTTCACCTTGATCAGCTCATATATGTTGGCTGGGTCACATGTGGTCAGGCTGCTGAGGATTATCAAGATCTCTCGGCTCGTATGTCCAGGCATGttccttcacacacagagaggcaccAGCTGAGTGACGCTCAGTAATATCACATAAACCGACGGAAAGCATAAACATTACAGAACCTACTTGAGGGTCTGAATGGCCAGGTTGAGAGAGTTGTACAGGGACggctctcccacacacaccgtGTCCACTGCTTTCTTCAGAGCAGCAACGTGCTTCTTTGGATTTCCTGGTggtgaaacaaaacaacacatcacatgacGTTAAAGCTGCATGAGGTGACTTCACAGACAGGAGGCTGTAGCTGACGGCCAATGAAAAGTTTCAACAGATGACAGAGGCAAAACATCCAACACTGCAGGGTGTAGCTTTTTCTGGACAGTGAGATGCTCGCTGCTGTTAAAAAAGGTGGAGGCACATGGTTCATCGATTATGATAATTTTCTCTGCTGCGGTAACTTCTGCTTCAAATGAAAAATCCTGACATTGTTAACTTGGCCTTGGTGGTTTGAAAAGATAACAATAACATCGTCAAAATTCTGTGGTTCAGAGATGAAATACTTCTTTAAGTATTATCTAGTGTCATAGTCACAGGCGTCACATCAATGTCATGTGACACTACTGTCCGAACATTTCAAAGCGTCGAGCAGCCGaccttcctgttttcctttgaTAGGTGTGAGTATTACTGATCGATTTTTCCatcaacactgactgacacttAAGTCATTCATACTTTTAAACTGACGGTGAAGAAGGcttgtttcatattttaacCTGTTTAAGTGCTTCACACATCAAGATAAGGATTACACAATGCAGACTCAATAAATGAACATGCCATCGGAAACAGAGTCAGataacagcaaaagaaaataaatatgacaaaagtttaattatcaaaatgataaaataatgataaaaccCTAAAACATGCAGTAAACTGCAGTAAACCCATGAAGTTTGAAGCAACGCGGTGAGACGCGAGCCTGCAGGGAGCtggtgcagacagctgcagagattcAAATGAGAGGGAATCTGTTGCAACGTGTCTGATACGCTTATGGTCTCGACTTGGGGTTACACTGAGGGGTGGAGTGTGACCCTCACCTGCCAGGTCAGTCAGCTTCTCAGCCCTTTTATTCTTCGTGGTGATGATGCCCACCTGAAGACACAGAACACATGGTGCTATGTCACACAACAGCCACTGGCAGCTTGTTGAAGGTCCAGTCCACAGCAGTTCTGgtctatttctgtttttttcctgctgtgttcaAATAGAACTGACGGGATTCTCTATACCGTACTCGTGATTGTATAAACATACCTGACTGATGGGGTTCTGGTCAAAATATTCATCGACAAAAGCCTCCAtcagctgaagaggagaggagaaaggtgaTGGTACTTTGCAGTTTATCATACTGTGCCGCCGCTGGTGTGAAGTGTGATAGCAGAATTTACCTTTAGCGTAGAGGTGAGGCGGTTTGGTTTCAAGTCCTGGTCCTCCATACTCCTTGAACAGTCAATCACCACATAGAGGTGACGCATCTAGAGCACAGAACATCCAGTAATGTCTTGAAGTGTTTGGTAAGTAAGTAAGTTTTCCTAATAGCAAAATACACTAATGCCTATATAGCACTTAATGTTATGCCTGTCCAAAGCTGCTCCTAGTGCAGTGCTCTGATACCAGAATCATTCCTGTGCACTACTGCAGACATAACTGAactgtttcactgaaatgaTAATGCTGTTAGCTAATAAAAGTAGGAATGGGTAACTGATTTATCATAACAGTGCTTTTAAACTGGACTGTGTTTGCCATATTCACAAGAAGAGACATTATAAACAACCTACTGCTGTGCCTTTCATGACTTCTACCTCATATTGACAATTTTACTGATTAACAAGAGATTAAAATTAGTTGTgcatctgatgatgatgatgtcatgaaatCAAATATATTGAAACGATTCTATAAACAATGTTAATCAAAAGTGGTAAAAACCATAAGTTTTGGTCTGTACAAATATTTAGTAATTGGATGTAGCCACCATGTTGACATGGGATCTTAGAGACCTTTAGATTTAGAACCATACAGATAATGAGTGAAGCACAGGGTTCTTTAGGAAGGAGGCGCAACTCACTCACCATTCCAAGCCTCACTTGTCCATGGCTCTCTATCACCCTATGAGGTAAATAAGGCAGCAGATAAGTTtggagcaacaacagcaacaacaataacaagctTTTAGTGAATAAACTGATTTCTTCTTTGGACTGACCGGTGCAGAATTTTGATATAACGCTATTTATCCAGCAGCAGGGGGGATatgtgcaaccctgattccaaaaaagttcaAAAGAACGCTGcgcaaaacagaaataaaacagaatgtgattcCTTGTCAATCCTCTTTGAGAACAGTCAAAGTtgtcaaactgaaaacagtacaaagacaatatattcgACTGCGTAggttgtggaatgctccaaaaacaccagtttggaAGATGATTGTGTATTATCacacgggctcaggaacacCTCGGAAAACCATTGAtggtaaacagtttgtttggaaatgattgcactctgttttatttacgttttacacagcttACCAACGTTTTTGGAATCCAGGTTGCGGTTCTACTTACATggaacattagaaaaaaaatgcgTTTACCTAAAGAGTCCAAATATGCTGCTATAATGCTTGAGTTATTACAACTGCATTTAGATCATAACAGCGACGATATGTCTAAAGACACAGTCTTATGAACAACTAATAATAGATTCAATCATTCTCATGTGTCGATTACTCTTCTCAGacaaaacacacgcacacaccttttCCTTTTGGACTGGAACAGGATCTCTTCCACTGTGGCTTTGAGTGAGCCAGACTCGTCTTCCTTCAGCACCTCCCTGTAGGAGAATAGATAGGACATGGCACAATGTTGCATCAAATGACAACAAGTATCTCAATTTAAAAAACCTCCACAGCTTCACTGTCGCAGTCTCACCATGTCCTCTCATAGCCTCCTTCCCAGCGCTTGGCTCTTTCTGGTTCTTCATCCATTATGTCTGCCGGCCAGAGATTCAACTAGCGCTAAAGCCAAAGaacaagaggggaaaaaacagcttcacattaacacacagtccACTGCGCAGTGTCAGACTGCAGCCATGGCCGACAGAGGAGCCACTTGTCATGCTGATACAACACAGTGCAACATTACATCTATAACTGCAGTGTGAATTATTAACATGGCGAAAACTACGTATCAGAAGACACGAATGATTCCTAAAGACTTGTTCCAAAGAAGGGACGAATCGGTGAGAGACGTATACGGAATGGGGTTTGGTGTGGTTCTGTGTCAGAACAGAAAACTTCATCGGATACGTGAGAATAACGCTCTCAACAACAGCTAACGCTGACTGTATGAGCCGTATTAAAAGCTGACCTTGCTCTTGATCAACTGCAGTATGTACATCTcgttaaatcaaattaaaacttTGTTAGATAAAGAATTGGCTGCAAGTGACTGCTCGAAGTCATTAACTTTTAATACAGCCAGCTAGCTAACAAGTCTGTTAACGAGCGTTTTGGTGgttgtttaagtcatttaatGAACCACCTTGAACCCAGTTATGATTCGTAATTATCATCTAACGTTAGATCACATCTTGTCTGAGATATAATTTCCTATTAGTCAGTTAAAAACAATCAGCAGTACCTACAATACCGGTGTAGGGCAACGCCAGCTGGTGCAACGGTTTCCGTGTCCGGAAGGAAACATGCTCTCCAGAGAAAGTGTCCGCTCGGTTAGCTTATTCATTACACTGCATCTAATACTACTATTACCACtacagtgaacacagcacaaGTGCTCTGACGGGTTTTATTTTGACGTATTACAGGAACCCATGTTAAGATGTTATTTCAAACACAACGAGCTCATTAATaaccaatatttttttttattgaaagcTCACAGTCATGTTTCCCCAAGACGTATACAAATGGATCTAACTTTGTGATTGCACACCAAAACATATACGTTGCATAAGTCAgttcagagaaacagcaggcaATTTTTCAATCAATGGAAAATctacagaataaaaacatattgacaaaaaaaatttcatttgctttcaaaaaagtggaaagaaatgaaatttaTTGCAGATTACAGTAGAAGACAAATGCTATGACACAAGGTAACAGAGGCatcattaatcaattagttaCACCTGCACTCTTCCTTCTATCAACCAAAAGAAAGGTCTACAATGAGAACtttaaaaaaggacagagaTGTTATATCATTTACACCAAACggcacaaaaatgacagaaaatgttaaatgattTCTACAAACTAAAAATTAACATTATTTACAAGGAGTGGTCAGTGGCTTAATGATGCCAAGCAAATTCATGCATCTTCACTGgacacaaaatatgtttttaaaaaaagcttatAAAAGAAGCACATGAACTGCTTGACAAAAGTCACAAGTAGTGAAACAAAAACGTCTTGTATCTCTCACTTTCTAACTTCGGGAgagaaattaataaaatacattttatacatcTAAATAGTTCTTCATGAAACTCACAGAGGCTGAAGAATTGATCACAGATAATAGTAAAAAAGACTCCACTTCCTTCATCCCCTCTCTTCTGGAAAACATCTTAGTTGATTGGCTTGATACAGATGTAACATAAAGGCAACAGGCTCACTATATAGGCTCACATATGTCTGAGATGAACTCAAACACAGTGGGGTGGGAAATTTCAGATTTGTCTCTTTCCCAGCATGAGGGGGTCAAAGGTGAAGGTTTAAGGTCGGCGGTCATATTCGCTGATCTTCTTCTTGATGTGCGACAGTTTGGACCTGAGAAATTTGCACCTTTTCTTCTTAATCTCGTAGTTTGGagactgcagaggacagaaaataattcaaacaattacattttaatcacaAAATAACTATTTCAGTTGTGTTATTCACATTGTATTTGTGTAAAGAACCACACTGCTGGAATTCACTGCATATGCCTCACCTTCTTGAGATTCTTCAGTTTGGTGTATTCATCCATGGCATCCTAAGATCAGAAAGGTAGTGGTCAATGACCTGAAGTGACCACTCAGAAGAAAGCAGCATCCCAGATTCACACACAAATTTATTGTACGCTAAATCAAGGTTTCTCAGCCTTTCTGGCCCCGATGACCCCATTTTTTGGTCTAAATTTTCTGGTTGCCCCCACAGTGAGAGGTATGTGAAAAGAGCAAGACATACTTTTCTGACACTTTTAGTCGActgttattgtatttttggtaGCATTAGGGCAAACTCTGTCCtaaagtaaatgtaatgttCACCATAACTTTATCCAACAGCATTTTCCTGTCCATGTTctcatctttatctttattctaTTTGTAGTCATAACCACATATTTTAGCTCTTTGAAGATGGGTCATCCTCTCctcaaagagacaaaacacaaactggcaCTGCCACACTCACCAGGAACTGTGGACTGCCCTCAGGGTGTCGGTCCAACTCTCTGTCCAGGTCAGCTAGGTCCTGGTTTATGCTGTCCAGCTCAGCCTGCAGGCTCTTGTACTCCTGGTGATCCCGGTCAAATTCCCGTTTGTAGTTTAGACGCTCTTGCTCATCCACAATTGAaggaaacatgctgcagaggacagcagaATGAAATTAACTTGGGCAACTAGACATTGATAGTAATACCCTGTGTTAGACACATCTGCCAGTGCACACGCAACATggatttaaataaatacaaattaaagTCAGTCATTTCTAGATAAGCAGCTTTATATCTCTCTCATTATCCCTATTATCATTGGCTATCAGATCTTTTCACGTCCACTCACATGCtgaagtcctcctcctccaggtcatCTCCAGACTCCATACCAGTGTCGTAGTCCTTCAGCCTGGGCTTCAGACctgccacagagctgctgatgtctGAGTCTCTGCAAACACAATTACTGATTTAGAAAGTTTGTAGCAGCCCTCTTGAGCACCTTTCTTCCAATGCTATCATAGATCCACTCCTGGACTCTCTGTTGTCCGCCTACAGAGCCAGACACTGAAATAGATTGACTAAAAATTAAGTTTAGACTTAATTTTAAAGGGGATTTCTCCACACCAAAGTCAATTTAGGCCCAGACTACTCTGTAACCTGGTTCTTGGGAAGGAGTCCAAAGCAGTGGTGCATTACAAAGCTAGCTCACTGAAGGTTGAGCATTGTTGAAAATACTGTGCTacaactttctttctttcttaaaaaaatacagacaccTAAAGATAGCCATAGTGTGGGTTCAAGCAAATACAgtagaagtacagcagtacttCAAGTTCTGAATAACTAAAAACCTGAAGGTGAACTGTAccattttccctctctcttgcagattgtttttttgGAATGTAATGAGTTATTAGAGCCTCATGGGGCTGCTAATGTCTCTATAGAccagtcttgttttttcttataTGTGGATACTTTGTACACTGTTCTGTCAGACAATATACAAGGCCAGTTTTTTAAGCTCAAACCATCAGCACAGTGTAGAAgtattttttgtgtctttattgtAATAGCTCTGTACTGAAGTATCCTGTACATCAAATTAAATAATGACTATGCGGTTAGAGTACTGACTCTTTCATTTGAGGGTGTTCTGTTATTTATATTCACATGTAAAACATGAACTTCTTGCTTTACTCTGAcagattttaattttttctaCTGATCAGTGGGCATTGTCTCTTCACATCAGTTCAAGCTAGCCTACCGAAGACAAAGTTCAGATCAGTGCCAGAAGATTGAGCTGACAAAGACCAACAGTAAACCCATCGGCCTCAGTTCAAACTGCGAGACGtcttacaacaacaaaaggcCCTTGTGAGGTGTACTTTATGATGCATTGCTTACCCTGGCAGGTAAAGAGGCTTGGTATGGTCCAGCTGGTCCAGATAGTCTCTGGACCCCCCAACTCTGTCATTATGGTCACTCACAAGTACCTCTGGTTCACCAGAAACATTATTCACCTGGAGCAGAGACATGAGTTTGACAGGAAAATGTTACTAGATATAAAGTCTGAAGTTCAGTTTTGGAAAATTAGGATAATTGAGATGTGAAATAGAATATTGTTAAGTGACAACACAgtaaaattatgtaaaaaaaaaaaactgaactaaactaaCAAATGCAATTAAGATAGATAAGTTCATGCATGAATTCAGATaattgtgtaaaataaaacacagttatgtaaaaacaaaaaatcacaaGTAGTGGTGAGGTGGTTTAAGGTCAGTTTTCTAAAATGGCTAAAATTGTAAATTTCCTAAATAGAAAAAGACATCAGTGAGTATCACATCTCTCTTGGAGAGAAGACCACCCAACGTTATCATATAAAATACAATGATGTGTACCACAAACATCTCTGGTCATAAATCTCAAGGCAGAGTGGTAAGAAGAGCCCAGAAGAGCTGAAGAAGATGCATGTCCATAAACCACATCCCCTTAGTCCAAGACTGGCATGAAAACAGTCTTGGACTAAATTCAAAAATCGGTCTCCAACAAAACGTGGGAAATATGGGAAACTCTTTGCCTGAGTCAGTACACAAGATTATCCATGTTCAAGTTTTCATCAGTCCAGATGCCGAAATATTTCTAGTCTGTGACCCTCCCAATCATAAATCTGTTTGTAGTGGAAATATTAAGATCAGTAGAGTCTACAGCTCTGGCCCAGGAAAAAGCATGCTCTTTGTTTTATCAGTGTTTAGGTCTTCAAGAGCATCTTGCAGAATGTTAAACGGATGCTATAAATGTTTGATGCTAGATGTACAGAATCAGTAACATAATACAGCACTGTGTCATCTGCGTACAGATGGGCATGACAGTTTGTCAAAGATTAAATACTGTTGTTGATATGAATAGTGAAAAGACTGGACCTGAAATGGACTGATAACAGCAGTAACAGTACTGTGTGCCGCTCTAAAATCAGACAGAAATGGGCTCAAATGGAGGCTCTGCACAGAAATACTGAACGTTTACCACAGAGTCCTGGAGCATGGCCAGGCAAGGCAATTTGTAAACTGGTCTACAGTTGTTAAGATGTTCTTTTCACCTCGCTTTTGTTGGGGTATGACATACCCTTACTACAAATGAAGGAAACTGAAAGAGTTATAAATGAGTTATTAGCTCTGAGACCATTTGGGCCGAGAGGCTAAGAAAAAAGGGATCCAGACTGTCCTCTCCAACACATTTCCTGGAGATGGACAGGCATTTTCAAAAAGGTGACCAGTTGCTgcacaatgtttttattattattaaaagccAAACTAATCTCTTTATAGGCAGGCAAACAGTCATTCACCTTGATCTGAGTAGGAATTGAGTAATGGTTATTTTTATGAGAATTTATAACCtttcaaaaaagataaatctagaaaagaaagaaaacactctGATTTGGCTTTCCTCACTATGGCCGTGCATCTGTTTCTGAGTTGTATGAAAGCAGTCCAGAATTATTCCCAGAGTGTCTAGCAAGGGACCAAGCTTTATTCCTTTCCATAACCAAGTCGGACAGATTTTTGGTAGTGCGGGGGTTTCATCTACCTTTTACCCTGTGCTTTGTAAAGGGTGAATGCTTGTTCATAACTGAGAGGATGAGAAGGTGAATATCACTATGATGGAGATAATTTCAGGCTTGTTCaaatttttaaaatattttttatagttccttgtataaaatgtacatatatttactcaacttttattttgtactctgtattctgtattttctactctgttgttatttttcctaCTACTATTCccacctgctgcttgtaacacccaaatttccctggctggggattaataaagttttatcttataACATGATCTAATTTCTGATGCTGGAGCAAACTTCTGATCTTAAAATGTAGGAATCCCAAATCTTTCCTGGATTTGAGGTTGTATGGTACATTTAGATTAAACAATGCAGaattcacagcagcaggggaGATTTCGGGGCAACATAGATAAGATTATTAAAATTAATGTTCCTGCCACTGTGGGACATACTATTCCTTGAATTCCACCAAGATCAGCATCTACGAAGCGAAAGTCGTGGCCAGGAGGCGGTGCCTGGTGAAACAGGAGTGGACAGTAAGGCTGAGCAGTGACGCAGTGGAATGACTCTTTGACTGATCAGGTGTGGGAGGGAAGTAGACAGCTGTGCTGGAAGGGTTTCGGTTTTGActgatttaaatgttaaaagctTACGGCTTCCTAGAAGCCTTTTGCCTTCTCGATCGCGTTGAAAGCTGTTGTGGGCAAATCAATTTCACAAATAAAGATCAGTTTAATAGTGAAGGGGGTAGCCTGTGGGTTGTATAATGTCtcctgtggctctggaggagctttgtcgAGTCTGAGAAAACAACCCTGATGATGCCATGGGCtcagaaacagcagttttataAAAGAAAGCCTGTGTTACCAACTGGTGGAGTGTCTGACAAAGATGGTCTAATTctagttgcattatgggaattgtaggatccagtgtttttggagcttgagcCATACTAAAGACTTAATGTCAGGATATCCCAACTTCAGTTGCTTCAATTTTCACCAATACTATTTTTAAGTGCCTCTCCCAAGTCCCTCAACGTtatcaaatattaattattaattaatagattcagaaacttttttttcttgatatttttttattgttctaaTATTAaagatttccattttcattaCCCA
The DNA window shown above is from Chelmon rostratus isolate fCheRos1 chromosome 5, fCheRos1.pri, whole genome shotgun sequence and carries:
- the gtf2h2 gene encoding general transcription factor IIH subunit 2, which codes for MDEEPERAKRWEGGYERTWEVLKEDESGSLKATVEEILFQSKRKRVIESHGQVRLGMMRHLYVVIDCSRSMEDQDLKPNRLTSTLKLMEAFVDEYFDQNPISQVGIITTKNKRAEKLTDLAGNPKKHVAALKKAVDTVCVGEPSLYNSLNLAIQTLKNMPGHTSREILIILSSLTTCDPANIYELIKTLKSLKVRVSVIGLSAEVRVCTVLTRETGGSYHVILDESHFKELLMLHVKPPPASSSSECSLIRMGFPQHTIASLTDQDSKPSFSMSHLDSSSGPGLSLGGYFCPQCHAKYTELPVECKVCGLTLVLAPHLARSFHHLFPLQAFIESPVEELQVDRFCQACQGELKDKSIFTCPSCRSVFCVECDLFIHDSLHCCPCCIHNQSASCS